From Drosophila yakuba strain Tai18E2 chromosome 2L, Prin_Dyak_Tai18E2_2.1, whole genome shotgun sequence, one genomic window encodes:
- the LOC6528449 gene encoding uncharacterized protein LOC6528449, whose translation MNSKPTTKLAEIEQFLLDVRAHFRASLETSEYENTSNLFHVTAAEQTAALLARCEILLAAASSGSGLELPSGLGCADEQAAVNHRSCQVDCVDSKVGADTGPSGYLEMLASSSPSKSSLSASREYIDLGNSGSLDRCSVNQTIPEAKDKEPHQQLYEICQGQGQGSIQDEDEAQQAITFTHEVFIDCPYADLPAGHLSLQKSTKYGQLQRIVPKRLFFDQTRKCYCGILNDWMLCYADGPTACRPSSTLYLKCSSIEIEHFGEGKRRDICFQITTDDPNKKFVYQANNEVDAKEWIHAIEAAIRGDAGAQSALKSPPPRKLPTPPVQKKSTYTTADIIYEEPSPVYGLMDSASMALPKLPEKNNSPSALARRLEYDVPKCPALPLQDASAGVLAVSGELESLGLLHEGDIKVQPQPSSLHGNISLDFQARVKTVHSELSTQLSTAGPSPDRLKKALKKSYSNGTEPEMLSPLTSPAHTPTKDQKKQRKSTTSPQSSPVSKDCDKLARNWFLSRLNKTTGMKATNAGSASPNNVKCKQSEKENLLTETELGEGYDASPGDRDHGLPGSPPTSPCLKAETKSKVNMIINQFESSGHLSTMFSVEALAANALASLTSFCENDGCNNYEPIMPLATTPSSFLKKV comes from the exons ATGAATTCGAAGCCAACTACCAAGCTGGCCGAAATTGAGCAGTTTTTGTTGG ATGTACGCGCCCACTTCCGAGCCTCGCTGGAGACCTCGGAGTACGAGAACACCTCGAACCTATTCCACGTGACGGCCGCCGAGCAGACCGCCGCACTTCTGGCCCGCTGCGAGATCCTGCTGGCTGCAGCCAGTTCTGGATCGGGACTGGAACTGCCATCGGGGTTGGGATGCGCAGACGAGCAGGCGGCGGTGAACCACCGTTCCTGCCAGGTTGACTGCGTCGACAGCAAGGTGGGCGCGGATACCGGTCCCAGCGGCTATCTGGAGATGCTTGCCTCCTCGTCCCCCTCAAAAAGCTCCC TGTCCGCTTCGCGGGAGTACATTGATTTGGGCAACAGCGGATCCCTGGATCGTTGCTCTGTTAATCAAACGATTCCGGAAGCGAAGGACAAGGAGCCACATCAGCAGCTCTACGAGATTTGCCAGGGCCAAGGCCAGGGATCGATacaggacgaggacgaggcgCAACAGGCGATCACCTTCACCCATGAGGTGTTCATTGACTGCCCTTACGCAGATCTGCCCGCTGGCCACTTGTCCCTGCAGAAATCCACAAAATACGGACAGCTGCAGAGGATTGTTCCAAAACGTCTGTTCTTCGACCAGACCCGCAAGTGCTACTGTGGCATCCTGAACGACTGGATGCTGTGCTATGCCGACGGACCGACCGCCTGTCGACCCAGCAGCACTCTCTACTTGAAGTGCTCCTCCATCGAGATAGAGCACTTTGGAGAGGGAAAGCGGCGTGATATCTGCTTCCAGATCACCACAGACGATCCCAACAAGAAGTTTGTGTACCAGGCCAACAACGAAGTCGATGCCAAAGAGTGGATACACGCCATCGAGGCGGCCATCCGCGGAGATGCCGGTGCTCAGTCAGCCCTGAAGAGTCCACCGCCCCGGAAATTGCCTACACCACCGGTCCAGAAAAAATCCACCTATACAACAGCGGATATTATCTACGAGGAGCCCTCGCCTGTGTATGGCCTCATGGACTCCGCCTCCATGGCTCTACCAAAGCTGCCGGAGAAGAACAACAGTCCGAGCGCCCTCGCCCGGCGTCTCGAGTACGATGTGCCCAAATGTCCGGCTCTGCCGCTGCAGGACGCCTCCGCCGGAGTATTGGCTGTAAGTGGTGAATTGGAATCCCTGGGACTTCTCCACGAGGGAGATATTAAGGTGCAACCGCAGCCTTCCAGCTTGCACGGAAACATATCGCTGGACTTTCAGGCCAGGGTGAAAACAGTGCACAGCGAGCTCTCCACCCAGTTGTCAACGGCCGGTCCCAGTCCGGATCGTCTGAAAAAGGCATTGAAAAAGAGCTACTCGAATGGCACTGAACCGGAAATGCTCTCTCCCCTGACCAGCCCCGCCCACACGCCCACCAAGGATCAgaagaagcagcgcaagtcAACCACATCACCGCAATCCAGTCCGGTCAGCAAGGACTGCGACAAGCTGGCTCGAAACTGGTTCCTTAGTCGGCTGAACAAGACCACCGGAATGAAAGCGACCAACGCAGGCAGTGCATCACCAAACAACGTCAAGTGCAAGCAGAGCGAGAAGGAGAACCTGCTGACGGAAACGGAGCTTGGCGAGGGTTACGATGCAAGTCCGGGTGATCGGGATCATGGCCTGCCGGGCAGCCCGCCAACGTCGCCGTGCCTGAAGGCGGAGACCAAGAGCAAGGTGAACATGATTATCAACCAGTTTGAGAGCAGCGGTCACTTGTCCACCATGTTCAGCGTGGAAGCGTTGGCCGCCAATGCACTCGCCTCGCTGACATCCTTTTGCGAAAATGATGGTTGCAACAATTACGAGCCAATCATGCCCCTGGCCACGACTCCCAGCAGCTTTCTGAAGAAGGTGTAG